The following coding sequences lie in one Benincasa hispida cultivar B227 chromosome 6, ASM972705v1, whole genome shotgun sequence genomic window:
- the LOC120079941 gene encoding VIN3-like protein 2 isoform X1 → MAADSSFDGAIFDSPKCSKLTMQEKRELVYEISKSHGASETLQSWSRQDILQVLCAEMGKERKYTGLTKQKIIEHLLRLISEKKSSVPEVLKNLEPQSPSGGHKTTKRQRKSEHLAQLSVPTSDFPTSSSHNDSGPTACCKNLACRATLNPEDAFCRRCSCCICRQYDDNKDPSLWISCSAEPPFQGDSCNMSCHLECALKDERSGISKAGRSRGIDGSFYCVSCGKLNDLLGCCRKQLVHAKDTRRVDILCYRVSLSQKLLRGTEKYKVLYQIVDDSVRKLEAEVGPIAGVPVKMGRGIVNRLSSGPEVQKLCASAIELLDSMISSKSLHLSPNPDIQDANFVPANMVIFEDVQSTSLTLVLSCENGSSENQVGFTLWHRKADDADYPAEPTRILRQPKARCVVMGLSPATKYHFKIVLFEGTRELREFEVQFSTIRVVEENPGCLEIERSQSHFTNCSDLSNPSSVEDETTDILPYGDRTDNLGKNSTAYSKGTEMLSSAILSSDAFNLSDNGEEGTPAGTVSVLDEANGAGMVGLIPNSVASKLENRHGPSVPKLNTDNQLNALVRCGMECQPFVGCSEDGLPITPCKIEVLKDSLGRGERPKSGCKDLDNRTRKGGEPQDGGTSKMRTGERQDDKCAENGVSDRDFEHYVKVIRWLECEGHIEKNFRQKFLTWYSLRASQQEVRIVKVFVDTFIGDPASLAEQLVDTFSECISSKKPTTTPPGFCMKLWH, encoded by the exons ATGGCTGCTGATTCTTCCTTTGATG GTGCTATTTTTGACTCGCCAAAATGTAGTAAGTTGACTATGCAAGAGAAGAGAGAACTTGTATATGAAATTTCAAAGTCTCATGGTGCAAGTGAGACACTGCAGTCATGGAGCCGTCAAGACATTCTACAAGTCCTGTGTGCAGAGAtggggaaagaaagaaaatatacaGGCTTGACGAAGCAGAAAATAATAGAGCATCTTTTGAGACTCATATCCGAAAAGAAGTCATCAGTGCCTGAGGTTTTGAAAAACCTTGAGCCACAGTCTCCTTCGGGTGGCCATAAAACTACCAAAAGGCAGAGGAAATCTGAGCATCTAGCTCAACTTTCTGTTCCTACAAGTGACTTTCCAACCAGTAGTTCTCATAATGATTCGGGTCCTACGGCTTGCTGCAAAAACTTGGCTTGTCGAGCAACTCTAAATCCAGAAGATGCGTTTTGTAGAAGGTGTTCATGCTGCATCTGTCGTCAGTATGATGATAACAAGGATCCTAGCTTGTGGATAAGTTGCAGTGCGGAGCCTCCATTTCAAGGAGACTCATGCAACATGTCATGTCATCTTGAATGTGCTTTAAAAGATGAAAGATCAGGAATTTCAAAAGCTGGACGAAGCAGGGGAATTGATGGGAGCTTCTACTGTGTGTCTTGTGGGAAATTAAATGATTTGCTTGG GTGCTGCAGAAAACAACTAGTTCATGCAAAAGATACGAGAAGGGTGGACATACTGTGTTATCGTGTCTCTTTGAGCCAAAAGCTTCTCCGTGGAACTGAAAAGTATAAAGTACTTTATCAGATTGTTGATGATTCTGTGAGGAAGCTTGAAGCTGAAGTGGGACCAATAGCCGGTGTACCGGTAAAGATGGGTAGAGGTATCGTAAACAGGCTTTCATCTGGACCCGAAGTTCAAAAACTCTGTGCTTCTGCTATTGAGTTACTGGACTCGATGATCTCCAGCAAATCATTGCATCTTTCGCCTAATCCTGACATTCAAG ATGCAAATTTTGTTCCTGCAAACATGGTTATATTCGAAGATGTTCAGTCAACATCCCTCACTCTGGTTTTAAGTTGTGAAAATGGATCCTCAGAGAACCAGGTCGGCTTCACCTTATGGCATCGTAAGGCAGATGATGCAGATTACCCGGCGGAACCAACACGTATTCTACGACAACCGAAGGCAAGGTGTGTTGTGATGGGACTATCACCTGCTACTAAGTATCATTTCAAAATTGTTCTGTTTGAGGGGACAAGGGAGTTGAGGGAGTTTGAAGTTCAGTTCTCAACAATTAGGGTGGTAGAAGAGAACCCAGGCTGTTTAGAAATTGAGAGAAGCCAAAGCCACTTTACCAACTGTAGTGACCTTTCTAATCCGTCTTCAGTTGAAGACGAAACTACCGACATTCTTCCCTATGGTGATCGAACTGATAACCTAGGAAAAAACTCCACTGCCTATTCAAAGGGCACTGAAATGCTTTCCTCGGCTATTTTATCCTCTGATGCTTTTAACCTCAGTGACAATGGTGAAGAAGGAACACCTGCAGGTACAGTTTCTGTGCTAGATGAGGCAAATGGTGCAGGAATGGTAGGTTTGATTCCCAACTCTGTTGCATCAAAGCTCGAGAACAGGCATGGTCCAAGTGTCCCAAAACTCAACACTGATAATCAGTTAAACGCCCTTGTTCGATGTGGAATGGAGTGCCAGCCATTTGTTGGCTGTTCTGAAGATGGCTTGCCTATTACTCCCTGCAAGATTGAAGTGTTAAAGGACAGTCTTGGTAGAGGTGAGAGACCAAAATCCGGCTGCAAAGACCTCGACAATAGGACTCGAAAAGGAGGGGAACCCCAAGATGGTGGCACGTCAAAGATGCGAACTGGGGAAAGACAGGATGACAAATGTGCTGAAAATGGTGTTTCAGATCGGGATTTCGAACATTATGTCAAGGTAATTAGATGGTTAGAGTGTGAGGGTCATATCGAAAAAAATTTCAGGCAGAAGTTTCTCACTTGGTACAGCTTGAGAGCATCCCAACAAGAAGTGAGGATTGTGAAGGTGTTTGTTGATACCTTTATTGGAGATCCAGCATCTCTTGCAGAACAGCTTGTAGATACTTTTTCAGAGTGCATTTCGAGCAAAAAACCAACGACTACTCCGCCTGGGTTCTGCATGAAGTTGTGGCACTGA
- the LOC120079941 gene encoding VIN3-like protein 2 isoform X2, which yields MQEKRELVYEISKSHGASETLQSWSRQDILQVLCAEMGKERKYTGLTKQKIIEHLLRLISEKKSSVPEVLKNLEPQSPSGGHKTTKRQRKSEHLAQLSVPTSDFPTSSSHNDSGPTACCKNLACRATLNPEDAFCRRCSCCICRQYDDNKDPSLWISCSAEPPFQGDSCNMSCHLECALKDERSGISKAGRSRGIDGSFYCVSCGKLNDLLGCCRKQLVHAKDTRRVDILCYRVSLSQKLLRGTEKYKVLYQIVDDSVRKLEAEVGPIAGVPVKMGRGIVNRLSSGPEVQKLCASAIELLDSMISSKSLHLSPNPDIQDANFVPANMVIFEDVQSTSLTLVLSCENGSSENQVGFTLWHRKADDADYPAEPTRILRQPKARCVVMGLSPATKYHFKIVLFEGTRELREFEVQFSTIRVVEENPGCLEIERSQSHFTNCSDLSNPSSVEDETTDILPYGDRTDNLGKNSTAYSKGTEMLSSAILSSDAFNLSDNGEEGTPAGTVSVLDEANGAGMVGLIPNSVASKLENRHGPSVPKLNTDNQLNALVRCGMECQPFVGCSEDGLPITPCKIEVLKDSLGRGERPKSGCKDLDNRTRKGGEPQDGGTSKMRTGERQDDKCAENGVSDRDFEHYVKVIRWLECEGHIEKNFRQKFLTWYSLRASQQEVRIVKVFVDTFIGDPASLAEQLVDTFSECISSKKPTTTPPGFCMKLWH from the exons ATGCAAGAGAAGAGAGAACTTGTATATGAAATTTCAAAGTCTCATGGTGCAAGTGAGACACTGCAGTCATGGAGCCGTCAAGACATTCTACAAGTCCTGTGTGCAGAGAtggggaaagaaagaaaatatacaGGCTTGACGAAGCAGAAAATAATAGAGCATCTTTTGAGACTCATATCCGAAAAGAAGTCATCAGTGCCTGAGGTTTTGAAAAACCTTGAGCCACAGTCTCCTTCGGGTGGCCATAAAACTACCAAAAGGCAGAGGAAATCTGAGCATCTAGCTCAACTTTCTGTTCCTACAAGTGACTTTCCAACCAGTAGTTCTCATAATGATTCGGGTCCTACGGCTTGCTGCAAAAACTTGGCTTGTCGAGCAACTCTAAATCCAGAAGATGCGTTTTGTAGAAGGTGTTCATGCTGCATCTGTCGTCAGTATGATGATAACAAGGATCCTAGCTTGTGGATAAGTTGCAGTGCGGAGCCTCCATTTCAAGGAGACTCATGCAACATGTCATGTCATCTTGAATGTGCTTTAAAAGATGAAAGATCAGGAATTTCAAAAGCTGGACGAAGCAGGGGAATTGATGGGAGCTTCTACTGTGTGTCTTGTGGGAAATTAAATGATTTGCTTGG GTGCTGCAGAAAACAACTAGTTCATGCAAAAGATACGAGAAGGGTGGACATACTGTGTTATCGTGTCTCTTTGAGCCAAAAGCTTCTCCGTGGAACTGAAAAGTATAAAGTACTTTATCAGATTGTTGATGATTCTGTGAGGAAGCTTGAAGCTGAAGTGGGACCAATAGCCGGTGTACCGGTAAAGATGGGTAGAGGTATCGTAAACAGGCTTTCATCTGGACCCGAAGTTCAAAAACTCTGTGCTTCTGCTATTGAGTTACTGGACTCGATGATCTCCAGCAAATCATTGCATCTTTCGCCTAATCCTGACATTCAAG ATGCAAATTTTGTTCCTGCAAACATGGTTATATTCGAAGATGTTCAGTCAACATCCCTCACTCTGGTTTTAAGTTGTGAAAATGGATCCTCAGAGAACCAGGTCGGCTTCACCTTATGGCATCGTAAGGCAGATGATGCAGATTACCCGGCGGAACCAACACGTATTCTACGACAACCGAAGGCAAGGTGTGTTGTGATGGGACTATCACCTGCTACTAAGTATCATTTCAAAATTGTTCTGTTTGAGGGGACAAGGGAGTTGAGGGAGTTTGAAGTTCAGTTCTCAACAATTAGGGTGGTAGAAGAGAACCCAGGCTGTTTAGAAATTGAGAGAAGCCAAAGCCACTTTACCAACTGTAGTGACCTTTCTAATCCGTCTTCAGTTGAAGACGAAACTACCGACATTCTTCCCTATGGTGATCGAACTGATAACCTAGGAAAAAACTCCACTGCCTATTCAAAGGGCACTGAAATGCTTTCCTCGGCTATTTTATCCTCTGATGCTTTTAACCTCAGTGACAATGGTGAAGAAGGAACACCTGCAGGTACAGTTTCTGTGCTAGATGAGGCAAATGGTGCAGGAATGGTAGGTTTGATTCCCAACTCTGTTGCATCAAAGCTCGAGAACAGGCATGGTCCAAGTGTCCCAAAACTCAACACTGATAATCAGTTAAACGCCCTTGTTCGATGTGGAATGGAGTGCCAGCCATTTGTTGGCTGTTCTGAAGATGGCTTGCCTATTACTCCCTGCAAGATTGAAGTGTTAAAGGACAGTCTTGGTAGAGGTGAGAGACCAAAATCCGGCTGCAAAGACCTCGACAATAGGACTCGAAAAGGAGGGGAACCCCAAGATGGTGGCACGTCAAAGATGCGAACTGGGGAAAGACAGGATGACAAATGTGCTGAAAATGGTGTTTCAGATCGGGATTTCGAACATTATGTCAAGGTAATTAGATGGTTAGAGTGTGAGGGTCATATCGAAAAAAATTTCAGGCAGAAGTTTCTCACTTGGTACAGCTTGAGAGCATCCCAACAAGAAGTGAGGATTGTGAAGGTGTTTGTTGATACCTTTATTGGAGATCCAGCATCTCTTGCAGAACAGCTTGTAGATACTTTTTCAGAGTGCATTTCGAGCAAAAAACCAACGACTACTCCGCCTGGGTTCTGCATGAAGTTGTGGCACTGA
- the LOC120080590 gene encoding 40S ribosomal protein S8, translating to MGISRDSMHKRRATGGKKKAWRKKRKYELGRQPANTKLSSDKSIRRIRVRGGNVKWRAFRLDTGNYSWGSEAVTRKTRILDVVYNASNNELVRTQTLVKSAIVQVDAAPFKQWYLQHYGVDIGRKKKTLASAKKDEEGDAATEEVKKSNHVQRKIEKRQQDRKLDPHIEEQFGSGRLMACISSRPGQCGRADGYILEGKELEFYMKKLQRKKGKGAGAA from the exons ATGG GTATTTCTCGTGATTCTATGCATAAGAGGCGTGCCACTGGTGGTAAGAAGAAGGCATGGAGGAAGAAGCGAAA GTATGAGCTCGGACGGCAACCTGCCAACACCAAGTTATCCAGTGACAAGTCAATCAGGAGGATTCGAGTCCGTGGTGGTAATGTTAAGTGGCGCGCTTTTAGGCTGGATACTGGAAACTACTCTTGGGGTAGTGAGGCTGTGACTAGAAAAACCCGTATTCTTGATGTGGTCTACAATGCATCTAACAATGAGCTTGTTCGTACTCAAACATTGGTGAAGAGTGCCATAGTTCAAGTTGATGCAGCACCATTTAAACAGTGGTATCTCCAACATTATGGAGTGGATATTGGACGGAAGAAGAAGACCTTGGCATCTGCTAAGAAGGACGAG GAAGGTGATGCTGCCACTGAGGAGGTAAAGAAGAGTAACCATGTCCAGCGCAAAATAGAGAAACGTCAGCAGGACCGTAAGCTCGACCCACATATTGAAGAGCAATTCGGCAGTGGTCGTTTGATGGCATGTATATCATCAAGGCCGGGTCAATGTGGCCGAGCAGATGG ATATATCTTAGAGGGCAAGGAGCTTGAATTCTATATGAAGAAGCTCCaaagaaagaagggaaaaggTGCTGGTGCTGCTTAA